The following proteins are encoded in a genomic region of Leptospirales bacterium:
- a CDS encoding nuclear transport factor 2 family protein, translating to MIQENKQLVKDLFEDLNQGDVARALARVAEDIDWWVIGRAKVSGHKDKRLVGVTLKSIFRSFRSFRFVLHDITAEDNRVAVTAESIGRHKSQRDYNNHYHFLFFLRNGQIERVKEYFDTDHAIWIETPPAAEALSADPGA from the coding sequence GTGATTCAAGAAAACAAGCAACTTGTAAAGGATTTGTTCGAGGATCTGAACCAGGGCGACGTAGCGCGCGCCTTGGCGCGCGTGGCTGAGGACATCGACTGGTGGGTGATTGGCCGCGCTAAGGTCTCCGGTCATAAGGACAAGCGCCTGGTCGGCGTTACGCTGAAGAGCATCTTTCGCTCCTTTCGCAGTTTTCGATTTGTTCTCCACGACATTACCGCCGAGGACAATCGCGTTGCGGTAACCGCCGAATCCATCGGGCGGCACAAAAGCCAGCGCGACTACAACAACCACTACCACTTTCTCTTTTTCCTGCGCAACGGTCAAATCGAGCGCGTGAAGGAGTACTTTGATACGGACCACGCCATCTGGATCGAAACGCCGCCAGCGGCGGAGGCCCTTAGCGCCGATCCAGGTGCTTGA
- a CDS encoding ATP-binding protein → MEHRSNISKMISRRLEGELEASLSEVPVVALLGPRQVGKTTLALQIAARRRSVYLDLESPADRAKLSDPELYLSQHEESLVILDEIQRLPGLFAILRGLADAGRRRGRRSGRFLILGSASIELLKQSSESLAGRIRYVELSTIDAGEIAQDSLDALWLRGGFPDSLLALDDAASLRWRNDFIRTYLERDIPQLGPRIAAETLRRFWTMLAHQQGGLLNAASLARSLSVDGKTIASYIDLLVDLLLVRRLSPWHGNVRKRLVKAPKVYVRDCGLLHALLGIADFESLQGHPVVGVSWETFVLESLLAAAPVSSKAHFFRSAGGAELDLLLQPPGSKKPWAVEIKRSLSPTLARGFYAACETVRPQRKIVVYAGEERFALQRGIEAVPLQQLCAELSAIGG, encoded by the coding sequence ATGGAGCATCGATCCAATATTTCAAAGATGATTTCTCGCCGGTTGGAGGGGGAGCTTGAGGCCTCGCTGAGCGAAGTCCCGGTCGTCGCATTGCTTGGTCCGCGGCAGGTCGGCAAGACAACGCTGGCGCTTCAGATAGCCGCCAGGCGACGGTCCGTTTATTTGGACCTCGAGTCTCCCGCTGACCGGGCAAAACTTTCAGATCCAGAACTCTACCTGTCGCAGCATGAAGAGAGTTTGGTCATCCTCGATGAGATCCAGCGTCTGCCCGGTCTGTTTGCAATTCTGCGCGGACTGGCGGACGCGGGCCGAAGGCGCGGACGTCGATCAGGTCGATTCTTAATTCTTGGTTCTGCGTCGATCGAACTGCTGAAACAATCAAGCGAGTCTCTGGCGGGCCGCATACGCTATGTAGAACTTTCAACTATCGATGCGGGCGAAATAGCTCAGGACTCTCTGGATGCGCTCTGGCTTCGCGGCGGATTTCCGGACAGTCTGCTGGCGCTCGATGATGCAGCCAGTTTGCGCTGGCGAAACGACTTCATTCGAACCTACCTTGAGCGCGATATCCCCCAGCTTGGTCCGCGCATCGCTGCAGAAACGCTGCGCAGGTTCTGGACGATGCTTGCACACCAACAGGGCGGTTTGCTGAATGCTGCGTCCCTCGCCCGGTCGCTTTCGGTCGATGGCAAGACGATTGCTTCCTATATTGATCTGTTAGTTGATCTCTTGCTTGTGCGCCGCCTGAGTCCCTGGCACGGAAATGTTCGCAAGCGACTGGTGAAAGCGCCAAAGGTCTACGTACGCGACTGCGGTTTGCTGCATGCGCTGCTTGGCATTGCCGACTTTGAGTCGCTGCAGGGTCATCCAGTAGTTGGCGTCAGCTGGGAAACTTTTGTGCTCGAATCCTTGCTGGCTGCAGCGCCAGTATCCAGCAAGGCGCATTTTTTCCGCAGTGCGGGAGGAGCTGAACTGGACCTGCTGTTGCAGCCTCCCGGAAGCAAGAAGCCCTGGGCCGTTGAAATCAAGCGCAGCCTCAGTCCGACGCTGGCCAGAGGCTTCTACGCGGCCTGTGAAACAGTGCGCCCGCAGCGAAAAATCGTCGTCTATGCGGGCGAGGAACGCTTTGCACTGCAGCGCGGAATTGAGGCGGTCCCGCTGCAGCAGCTCTGCGCTGAACTCAGCGCCATCGGCGGCTGA
- a CDS encoding helix-turn-helix transcriptional regulator, whose amino-acid sequence MASKKRQNLRRPIMELLDLLGKRWMLRIFWELRDGQACSFRDLQQRCDDLSPSVLNVRLKELRAAGYLAVQADGYALTPTGLELLQILGALNDFAAKQTRR is encoded by the coding sequence ATGGCAAGCAAGAAAAGACAGAACCTGCGACGGCCCATCATGGAGCTGCTGGATCTCTTGGGCAAGCGCTGGATGCTGCGGATCTTCTGGGAGCTGCGCGATGGACAGGCCTGCAGCTTTCGCGACCTGCAGCAGCGCTGCGACGACCTCTCGCCCAGCGTTCTCAATGTTCGCCTCAAGGAGCTGCGCGCCGCCGGCTACCTGGCAGTGCAGGCCGATGGCTATGCACTGACGCCAACTGGTCTGGAGTTGCTGCAGATCCTGGGCGCCCTGAATGATTTTGCCGCAAAGCAAACTCGACGTTGA
- a CDS encoding DUF4386 domain-containing protein → MKSDNAKNSVAQLWRITGGLLILAALGFIVVFSLLAAWFDYPQILERGAGEALPLLQKGGAGLHAVWIVYALIPFLILPVAAGLERILSQSASAAIGARFAVPAVLFLVLGLARWPSLNYLLAEHFASASPGDAAQMQAALLFDAGNRYLGNYLGELAGELCLNSWFLFTALGMRGSASFPRWLSAFGMLTAVVGLVSALRIVLPQLEPLSNVSNLLLPLWLLGLGGYLMRGPREK, encoded by the coding sequence ATGAAATCGGACAACGCAAAAAATAGCGTCGCACAGCTCTGGAGAATCACGGGCGGCCTGCTAATCCTGGCGGCGCTTGGTTTCATTGTCGTTTTTTCGCTTCTTGCGGCGTGGTTTGACTATCCGCAGATTCTGGAGCGCGGCGCCGGCGAGGCGTTGCCGCTCTTGCAGAAGGGCGGCGCCGGCCTTCATGCGGTGTGGATTGTCTACGCCTTGATTCCGTTCTTGATTCTGCCGGTAGCTGCTGGCCTGGAACGAATCCTCAGCCAGAGCGCCAGCGCTGCCATTGGCGCTCGCTTTGCCGTCCCCGCCGTTCTCTTTCTGGTTCTGGGGCTGGCGCGCTGGCCCAGCCTCAATTATCTGCTGGCCGAGCACTTCGCAAGCGCCAGCCCGGGCGACGCCGCGCAGATGCAAGCGGCGCTGCTCTTCGACGCCGGCAATCGCTATCTGGGAAATTATCTGGGCGAACTTGCCGGCGAGCTCTGCCTGAATAGTTGGTTTTTGTTTACTGCCCTGGGAATGCGCGGCAGCGCCTCCTTTCCGCGCTGGCTGTCCGCTTTTGGAATGCTGACGGCCGTTGTGGGACTGGTCAGCGCGCTGCGCATTGTACTGCCGCAACTGGAGCCGCTGAGCAATGTCAGCAACCTTCTGCTGCCGCTGTGGCTGCTGGGACTGGGCGGGTATTTGATGCGCGGCCCACGGGAAAAGTAG
- a CDS encoding MBL fold metallo-hydrolase — protein MKIQLFRHATAIIEFSGKRLLLDPVLGPAGERPGFPTKREGRGRRNPIVELPFDEVELKGLLSSIDAILVTHTHIDHFDDLKGQRLPLQLPVLCQPEDVALMKKAGFVKILPIQMQLDWEGIRITRTACYHGGAVFRRLLGPASGYVLQNGNDSLYIVGDSVWAPPVQQAIQRFQPKRLLLNGGGAQLPLGRTITMDAEDISQLCRATPDSKKIVVHMEAMNHCLLSRPALKQRLQDDGLLNNVYIPADGELVEV, from the coding sequence GTGAAAATACAACTGTTCAGACATGCTACGGCGATCATCGAATTTTCCGGAAAACGACTGCTGCTCGATCCGGTACTGGGGCCGGCCGGCGAGCGTCCCGGCTTCCCGACCAAAAGGGAAGGCCGGGGACGACGCAATCCGATCGTGGAGTTGCCCTTTGACGAGGTCGAACTGAAAGGGCTACTTTCCAGCATCGATGCTATCCTGGTGACACATACGCACATCGATCACTTTGACGACTTGAAGGGCCAGCGCCTGCCGCTTCAGCTGCCTGTGCTCTGCCAGCCGGAAGACGTCGCGCTGATGAAGAAGGCCGGCTTTGTCAAAATCCTGCCAATTCAAATGCAGCTGGACTGGGAAGGCATCAGGATAACGCGCACCGCCTGCTACCATGGCGGCGCCGTATTCCGCCGATTGCTTGGCCCCGCCTCCGGCTATGTCCTCCAAAACGGCAACGATTCGCTCTACATTGTGGGCGACAGCGTCTGGGCGCCGCCGGTGCAGCAAGCAATTCAACGCTTTCAGCCAAAACGACTGCTGCTGAATGGCGGCGGCGCACAGCTGCCGCTTGGTCGAACCATCACCATGGACGCCGAGGACATTTCTCAGCTCTGCCGGGCTACGCCAGACTCGAAAAAGATTGTAGTACATATGGAAGCTATGAATCATTGCCTGCTATCTCGCCCGGCGCTCAAGCAGCGACTGCAAGACGACGGCCTGCTGAACAATGTCTACATTCCCGCTGACGGGGAACTGGTAGAAGTTTAG